One region of Sulfuriroseicoccus oceanibius genomic DNA includes:
- the mtnP gene encoding S-methyl-5'-thioadenosine phosphorylase, which translates to MDIGSDPAVPAIGVIGGSGLYEMEGLENVREVQVETPFGAPSDALIQGELGGRTIYFLPRHGRGHRLLPHEVPHRANMWALRSLGVRFVICVTAVGSLKEEYAPRSIVVPDQYFDRTSKRDEHTFFGNGIVGHVSFGEPVSAGLREILVGEARAAGATVHDGGTYVCMDGPAFSTKAESERNRRDGFDVIGMTNLPEAKLAREAEIALATLSMVTDYDCWKEDEEDVSADTVIGHLHANAAMAKQIIASAVPKMPSLADWSEHQALDPAIMTPREFWPAETALRLEPILRRWIAAK; encoded by the coding sequence ATGGATATTGGATCTGACCCGGCAGTCCCCGCCATCGGGGTGATTGGAGGAAGCGGCTTGTATGAGATGGAGGGCTTGGAGAATGTGCGCGAGGTGCAAGTGGAGACGCCATTTGGTGCTCCGTCGGACGCGTTGATTCAAGGTGAGCTGGGCGGGCGTACGATCTACTTCCTGCCGCGTCATGGTCGCGGGCATCGGTTGTTGCCTCATGAGGTGCCGCATCGTGCCAATATGTGGGCGTTGCGCTCGCTTGGTGTGCGGTTTGTGATCTGTGTCACGGCAGTGGGGAGCTTGAAGGAGGAGTATGCGCCGCGCTCGATTGTCGTGCCGGATCAATACTTTGATCGCACAAGCAAGCGGGACGAGCATACCTTCTTCGGCAATGGGATCGTCGGGCACGTTTCGTTCGGCGAGCCGGTGAGCGCCGGGTTGCGTGAGATCCTGGTTGGTGAGGCGCGTGCCGCGGGGGCAACCGTGCACGACGGGGGAACCTACGTTTGTATGGACGGTCCCGCATTCTCCACTAAGGCGGAAAGCGAGCGCAACCGTCGCGATGGCTTCGACGTGATCGGGATGACCAATTTGCCGGAGGCGAAACTTGCGCGTGAGGCGGAGATCGCGCTTGCTACCCTGTCGATGGTGACGGACTACGATTGCTGGAAGGAGGACGAAGAGGATGTCTCCGCGGATACCGTGATCGGGCATCTCCACGCAAACGCAGCGATGGCGAAACAGATCATTGCCAGTGCCGTGCCGAAGATGCCGAGTTTGGCCGATTGGTCGGAGCACCAGGCTCTGGATCCGGCAATCATGACTCCGCGTGAATTCTGGCCTGCCGAGACAGCCCTCCGCCTTGAGCCCATTCTCCGCCGCTGGATTGCCGCGAAGTAA